One Gordonia zhaorongruii DNA segment encodes these proteins:
- a CDS encoding DNA-directed RNA polymerase subunit alpha produces MLISQRPTLSEEVIAEDRSKFVIEPLEPGFGYTLGNSLRRTLLSSIPGAAVTSIRIDGVLHEFTTVPGVKEDVTNIILNLKGLVVSSEEDEPVTMYVRKQGPGAVTGADIVPPAGVTVHNPDLHIATLNDKGKLEIELVVERGRGYVPAVQNKATGAEIGRIPVDSIYSPVLKVTYKVEATRVEQRTDFDRLVLDVETKNSITARDALASAGKTLVELFGLARELNVEAEGIEIGPSPAEADHIAAFTLPIEDLELTVRSYNCLKREGVHTVGELVARTESDLLDIRNFGQKSIDEVKVKLHGLGLALKDSPASFDPSQVAGYDPATGTWTDEAAYDADSGEDFAETEQL; encoded by the coding sequence ATGCTCATCTCACAGCGACCCACTCTGTCTGAAGAGGTCATCGCCGAGGATCGCTCGAAGTTCGTCATCGAACCGCTCGAGCCGGGCTTCGGCTACACCTTGGGCAACTCGCTGCGGCGCACGCTGCTGTCGTCCATCCCGGGCGCAGCGGTCACCAGCATCCGCATCGACGGTGTCCTGCACGAGTTCACCACCGTCCCCGGTGTGAAGGAGGATGTCACCAACATCATCCTGAACCTCAAGGGCCTCGTGGTCAGCTCCGAAGAGGACGAGCCGGTCACCATGTACGTCCGCAAGCAGGGCCCCGGCGCCGTCACCGGTGCTGACATCGTCCCGCCTGCAGGCGTCACCGTGCACAACCCGGATCTGCACATCGCGACCCTCAACGACAAGGGCAAGCTCGAGATCGAGCTCGTCGTCGAGCGGGGCCGCGGTTACGTTCCGGCCGTGCAGAACAAGGCAACCGGCGCAGAGATCGGCCGTATCCCGGTCGACTCGATCTACTCGCCGGTCCTCAAGGTGACCTACAAGGTCGAGGCCACCCGTGTCGAGCAGCGCACCGACTTCGATCGTCTGGTGCTCGACGTGGAGACGAAGAACTCCATCACCGCGCGTGACGCTCTGGCGTCGGCCGGCAAGACCCTGGTCGAACTGTTCGGCCTGGCTCGGGAGCTCAACGTCGAGGCCGAGGGCATCGAGATCGGACCTTCGCCCGCGGAGGCCGATCACATCGCTGCGTTCACGCTGCCGATCGAGGATCTGGAGCTTACCGTCCGTTCGTACAACTGCCTCAAGCGCGAGGGTGTTCACACCGTCGGCGAGCTGGTTGCACGTACCGAGTCGGACCTGCTCGACATCCGCAACTTCGGTCAGAAGTCGATCGACGAGGTGAAGGTGAAGCTCCACGGCCTGGGTCTGGCCCTCAAGGACAGCCCGGCCAGCTTCGACCCGTCGCAGGTTGCCGGTTACGACCCGGCGACCGGCACGTGGACGGACGAGGCGGCTTACGACGCCGACTCCGGTGAAGATTTCGCGGAGACCGAACAGCTGTAG
- the rpsD gene encoding 30S ribosomal protein S4, translating to MARYTGPATKKSRRLRVDLIGGDAAYERRPYPPGQHGRARIKESEYLLQLQEKQKARFTYGVMEKQFRRYYEEANRRQGKTGDVLLQILETRLDNVVYRAGLARTRRQARQMVSHGHFTVNGGRVDVPSYRVSQYDIIDVRQKSLQSTPFQIAKETLGERPTAPWLQVVPSTLRILVHNVPERAQIEVPLTEQLIVEFYSK from the coding sequence ATGGCTCGCTATACCGGCCCCGCAACTAAGAAGTCCCGTCGTCTTCGCGTCGATCTCATCGGCGGAGACGCGGCGTACGAACGACGTCCGTACCCGCCCGGCCAGCACGGCCGCGCGCGGATCAAGGAGTCCGAGTACCTGCTCCAGCTGCAGGAGAAGCAGAAGGCTCGCTTCACCTACGGCGTCATGGAGAAGCAGTTCCGCCGCTACTACGAAGAGGCGAACCGTCGCCAGGGCAAGACAGGCGACGTCCTGCTGCAGATCCTGGAGACCCGTCTCGACAACGTCGTGTACCGCGCCGGCCTGGCGCGTACCCGTCGTCAGGCTCGACAGATGGTCAGCCACGGCCACTTCACCGTGAACGGTGGACGCGTGGACGTGCCCAGCTACCGCGTCAGCCAGTACGACATCATCGACGTTCGTCAGAAGTCGCTGCAGTCCACGCCGTTCCAGATCGCCAAGGAGACCCTCGGCGAGCGTCCGACCGCGCCGTGGCTGCAGGTGGTTCCGTCGACTCTGCGCATTCTCGTGCACAACGTGCCCGAGCGCGCTCAGATCGAGGTCCCGCTCACCGAGCAGCTCATCGTCGAGTTCTACAGCAAGTAA
- the rpsK gene encoding 30S ribosomal protein S11: MPPKSRSAGPKKGTRRRDKKNIPLGQAHIKSTFNNTIVSITDPEGNVISWASSGHVGFKGSRKSTPFAAQLAAENAARKAAENGVKKVDVFVKGPGSGRETAIRSLQAAGLEVGTISDVTPQPHNGCRPPKRRRV, from the coding sequence ATGCCTCCGAAGTCACGAAGCGCAGGCCCGAAGAAGGGCACCCGCCGTCGCGATAAAAAGAACATCCCGCTCGGCCAGGCGCACATCAAGTCAACGTTCAACAACACCATCGTCTCGATCACCGACCCCGAGGGCAACGTGATCAGCTGGGCCAGCTCGGGCCACGTGGGCTTCAAGGGCTCGCGTAAGAGCACTCCGTTCGCCGCGCAGCTCGCTGCCGAGAACGCTGCTCGCAAGGCCGCCGAGAACGGCGTCAAGAAGGTCGATGTGTTCGTTAAGGGACCGGGTTCGGGTCGTGAGACCGCCATCCGGTCACTGCAGGCCGCCGGCCTCGAGGTCGGCACCATCTCCGACGTGACCCCGCAGCCGCACAACGGCTGCCGTCCGCCCAAGCGGCGCCGGGTCTAA
- the rpsM gene encoding 30S ribosomal protein S13, with amino-acid sequence MARVAGVDLPREKRLEIALTYIYGVGRTTSQEIVAATGLSADLRAKDLTDADVSKLREYIESSVKVEGDLRREVQADIRRKIEIGCYQGFRHRRGLPVHGQRTKTNARTRKGPKKTIAGKKK; translated from the coding sequence ATGGCACGTGTTGCTGGTGTTGATCTTCCCCGCGAAAAGCGGTTGGAGATCGCACTCACATACATCTACGGAGTGGGTCGCACCACTTCGCAGGAGATCGTCGCCGCTACCGGCCTTTCGGCCGACCTGCGCGCGAAGGATCTGACTGACGCAGACGTCTCGAAGCTGCGTGAATACATCGAGTCCTCGGTGAAGGTGGAGGGCGACCTCCGCCGCGAGGTGCAGGCCGACATCCGTCGCAAGATCGAGATCGGCTGCTACCAGGGCTTCCGCCACCGTCGCGGACTTCCGGTCCACGGTCAGCGGACCAAGACCAACGCCCGCACTCGTAAGGGACCGAAGAAGACCATCGCCGGGAAGAAGAAGTAA
- the rpmJ gene encoding 50S ribosomal protein L36, giving the protein MKVKPSVKPICEKCKVIRRNGRVMVICDNLRHKQRQG; this is encoded by the coding sequence GTGAAGGTCAAGCCGAGCGTCAAGCCGATCTGTGAGAAGTGCAAAGTGATCCGCCGTAACGGCCGGGTCATGGTGATCTGCGACAACCTGCGTCATAAGCAGCGTCAGGGCTGA
- the infA gene encoding translation initiation factor IF-1, which translates to MAKKDGAIEVEGRVIEPLPNAMFRIELENGHKVLAHISGKMRQHYIRILPEDRVVVELSPYDLARGRIVYRYK; encoded by the coding sequence ATGGCGAAGAAAGACGGAGCCATCGAGGTCGAGGGTCGTGTGATCGAACCCCTGCCGAATGCGATGTTTCGCATCGAGCTGGAGAACGGTCACAAGGTGCTCGCCCACATCAGCGGCAAGATGCGGCAGCACTACATCCGCATCCTGCCCGAGGATCGGGTGGTCGTGGAGCTCTCGCCCTACGACCTCGCTCGTGGGCGCATCGTCTACCGGTACAAGTAA
- a CDS encoding phage holin family protein yields MRAFLIRSAFTGLGLWIATLIVPGVDFDFGDLTSWWEKLGVVLLVAILFGLINGIIKPIVQVLAIPLYVVTLGLIHIVINALMLRITSWCTDNVFPVGLQVDDIFWSGVFGAIVISIVGWLTALLMKDRLENMYR; encoded by the coding sequence ATGCGTGCTTTTCTCATCCGCAGCGCCTTCACCGGGCTGGGCCTCTGGATCGCGACTCTCATCGTTCCGGGCGTCGACTTCGATTTCGGCGATCTCACCTCCTGGTGGGAGAAGCTCGGCGTGGTCCTCCTCGTCGCGATCCTCTTCGGGTTGATCAACGGCATCATCAAACCGATCGTGCAAGTGCTGGCTATTCCGCTGTACGTCGTCACCCTCGGCCTCATCCACATCGTGATCAACGCACTGATGCTGCGGATCACCTCATGGTGCACCGACAACGTGTTCCCGGTCGGCCTGCAGGTGGACGACATCTTCTGGTCGGGCGTCTTCGGCGCCATCGTCATCTCGATCGTCGGCTGGCTGACCGCGCTCCTGATGAAGGACCGACTGGAGAACATGTACCGATGA
- the dtd gene encoding D-aminoacyl-tRNA deacylase codes for MRAVIQRVSSAEVTVDGATVGALDVPPGGQGLLALIGVTHDDDAASAAAVADKIWKLRILDGSGDRREASAADLDAPILVISQFTLYANTAKGRRPSWNAAAPGAIAEPLVDTVVATLRGFGATVATGSFGAHMHVESVNDGPVTIVLDV; via the coding sequence ATGCGCGCGGTGATACAGCGCGTCAGCTCCGCGGAAGTGACGGTCGACGGTGCGACCGTCGGCGCACTCGACGTGCCTCCCGGCGGTCAGGGCCTCCTCGCTCTGATCGGCGTCACGCACGACGACGATGCCGCCTCGGCGGCCGCGGTCGCGGACAAGATCTGGAAGCTCCGGATCCTCGACGGCAGCGGCGACCGTCGGGAGGCGTCCGCCGCCGACCTCGACGCACCGATTCTGGTGATCAGCCAGTTCACCCTGTACGCGAACACCGCGAAAGGGCGCAGGCCGTCGTGGAATGCAGCCGCGCCCGGTGCGATCGCCGAACCGCTCGTCGACACCGTCGTCGCCACGCTGCGCGGTTTCGGCGCGACCGTCGCCACTGGCAGTTTCGGTGCGCACATGCACGTGGAATCGGTGAACGACGGACCGGTGACCATCGTCCTCGACGTCTGA
- a CDS encoding glycosyltransferase 87 family protein codes for MPNPLTTRARSPRIMVALTAVLLALTTTFGLVSQLWHGFLDLMVYRLGAQTWLDGNDIYGHLPALDAGERMVHLPFTYPPLAAIFFSPFAMLPEGLAGALMFGLTIASIAVTVWLVLARIRPEMDLRIRLALVLGTVAAAEFGEPVRMTLGYGQVNALLMAAVAIDLLVRNPRWPRGLLIGIAISIKLTPAGFLLFFLLRRDWRGLLTTVASAIGSVGVVWLLMPDASYKYWFEKLSETSRIGAPYFAGNQSLKGFAFRLGLSDSAASALWIGLSLVAIVLAAVWMHRLLTSAGPASSHPAGVDLSTAVVVNAAAILLVSPISWSHHWVWVVPAIVIALSTVLSGTASARFTTVTGLAIVMFYVGPHWLLPSGDDRELDWAWWQQIVGASYVVFTFAVLAIGAANALRSARADRPEQTVIAPAARTFRPAVDSRLRRWGAR; via the coding sequence GTGCCGAACCCGCTGACGACCCGCGCCCGGTCGCCCCGCATCATGGTTGCGCTCACCGCGGTGCTTCTCGCGCTGACGACCACCTTCGGCCTGGTGTCCCAGCTGTGGCACGGCTTCCTGGACCTGATGGTCTACCGCCTCGGCGCGCAGACCTGGCTGGACGGCAACGACATCTACGGCCATCTCCCCGCGCTCGATGCGGGCGAGCGGATGGTGCACCTGCCGTTCACGTATCCCCCACTGGCGGCGATCTTCTTCTCCCCGTTCGCCATGCTTCCGGAAGGGCTGGCGGGTGCGCTCATGTTCGGGCTGACCATCGCCTCCATCGCCGTCACCGTGTGGTTGGTGCTCGCCCGGATCCGCCCGGAGATGGACCTGCGTATCCGCCTCGCCCTGGTCCTCGGCACCGTCGCGGCCGCCGAGTTCGGCGAACCGGTCCGGATGACGCTCGGCTACGGTCAGGTGAACGCTCTGCTGATGGCGGCCGTCGCCATCGACCTTCTCGTGCGTAACCCGAGATGGCCGCGCGGTCTGCTCATCGGCATCGCCATCTCGATCAAGCTGACGCCCGCGGGGTTCCTGCTGTTCTTCCTCCTGCGCCGCGACTGGCGGGGGCTCCTCACCACTGTCGCGTCGGCCATCGGCTCCGTCGGCGTCGTCTGGCTGCTGATGCCCGACGCCTCGTACAAGTACTGGTTCGAGAAACTGAGCGAGACGAGCCGCATCGGTGCACCGTACTTCGCAGGCAATCAGTCGCTGAAGGGGTTCGCCTTCCGCTTGGGACTCAGCGATTCGGCGGCGTCCGCGCTCTGGATCGGGCTCTCGCTGGTCGCGATCGTGCTCGCCGCCGTCTGGATGCACCGGCTCCTGACCTCTGCCGGTCCGGCCTCGAGCCATCCAGCGGGCGTCGATCTGTCCACTGCGGTCGTGGTGAACGCTGCGGCGATTCTCCTGGTGTCCCCGATCAGCTGGTCGCATCACTGGGTGTGGGTGGTGCCGGCGATCGTGATCGCCCTCAGCACGGTGCTCTCCGGCACGGCCTCCGCTCGGTTCACCACCGTGACCGGACTGGCCATCGTGATGTTCTACGTGGGGCCGCACTGGTTGCTGCCGTCGGGTGACGACCGCGAACTCGACTGGGCGTGGTGGCAGCAGATCGTCGGAGCGTCGTACGTCGTCTTCACGTTCGCCGTACTGGCGATCGGTGCCGCGAATGCCCTGCGCTCTGCGCGCGCCGACCGTCCGGAGCAGACGGTGATCGCCCCTGCCGCTCGCACCTTCCGGCCGGCCGTCGACAGCCGGCTCAGGCGGTGGGGCGCACGGTGA
- the map gene encoding type I methionyl aminopeptidase — protein MAFRKPKPVPFRTSGELDVMAAAGEIVGSALVAVRDAAKVGVSTLELDEIAEAVIRDAGAVPSFKGYHGFTGSICASVNQVVVHGIPSADVILAEHDLVSIDCGAIYDGWHGDSAWTFGIGELSQADQELNDATRLSLEAGIAAMVPDGRLTDVSAAIERGTRAAERKFGRAFGIVDGYGGHGIGREMHMDPFLPNEGKPNRGPRLVVGSTLAIEPMLTLGTSDTSVLDDDWTVVTDDGTRASHWEHTVVVTEDGPRILTVRPTA, from the coding sequence GTGGCGTTCCGTAAGCCGAAGCCGGTTCCGTTCCGCACGTCGGGTGAACTGGACGTCATGGCCGCGGCCGGTGAGATCGTCGGGTCCGCGCTGGTCGCGGTCCGGGACGCGGCGAAGGTCGGAGTCAGCACACTCGAACTCGACGAGATCGCCGAAGCGGTGATCCGCGATGCGGGTGCGGTGCCCTCGTTCAAGGGCTATCACGGCTTCACCGGCTCCATCTGCGCCTCGGTCAACCAGGTGGTCGTGCACGGCATCCCGTCGGCCGACGTGATTCTCGCCGAACACGACCTGGTGTCGATCGACTGCGGCGCGATCTACGACGGGTGGCACGGCGACTCGGCGTGGACCTTCGGGATCGGTGAGCTGTCGCAGGCCGACCAGGAACTGAACGATGCGACGCGGCTCTCCCTCGAGGCGGGTATCGCGGCGATGGTCCCCGACGGCCGTCTGACGGATGTGTCCGCCGCGATCGAGCGCGGAACCCGTGCGGCCGAGAGGAAGTTCGGTCGAGCGTTCGGCATCGTCGACGGATACGGCGGCCACGGCATCGGCCGCGAGATGCATATGGATCCGTTCCTTCCCAATGAGGGGAAACCGAACCGGGGTCCGCGGCTGGTGGTCGGATCGACCCTGGCGATCGAGCCGATGCTCACTCTCGGGACATCCGACACGAGTGTTCTCGACGACGACTGGACCGTGGTGACCGACGACGGCACTCGGGCCTCGCACTGGGAGCACACCGTGGTCGTCACCGAGGACGGTCCGCGGATTCTCACCGTGCGCCCCACCGCCTGA
- a CDS encoding adenylate kinase, which yields MRLVILGPPGAGKGTQAELLSEALGIPHISTGDLFRANISQGTPVGVEAKKYLDAGNLVPPEITINMVRERLGEPDASKGFILDGFPRSTEQAVALEGILEELGGELDGVLSFVVDADVVVERMLARGRADDTEEVIRNRMSVYDAETAPLLDHYAGTVTTIDAVGEVQEVHQRVLSALGKA from the coding sequence GTGAGACTCGTGATTCTCGGCCCGCCCGGAGCCGGTAAGGGCACACAGGCAGAACTGCTGTCGGAGGCCCTCGGCATCCCGCACATCTCGACCGGCGATCTGTTCCGCGCGAACATCTCGCAGGGCACGCCGGTGGGTGTGGAGGCGAAGAAGTACCTCGACGCAGGCAACCTGGTCCCGCCCGAGATCACCATCAACATGGTGCGCGAGCGCCTCGGCGAGCCGGATGCGTCGAAGGGCTTCATCCTCGACGGCTTCCCGCGTTCGACCGAGCAGGCTGTCGCGCTCGAGGGCATCCTCGAGGAGCTCGGCGGCGAACTCGATGGCGTTCTCTCGTTCGTGGTGGACGCGGACGTGGTGGTCGAGCGCATGCTGGCCCGCGGCCGTGCCGACGACACCGAAGAGGTCATCCGCAACCGGATGTCGGTGTACGACGCCGAGACGGCGCCGCTTCTCGATCATTACGCGGGCACCGTCACCACGATCGACGCGGTCGGCGAGGTTCAGGAAGTGCATCAGCGCGTCCTGAGCGCACTCGGCAAGGCCTGA
- the secY gene encoding preprotein translocase subunit SecY, which translates to MNSPLMATFRTPDLRKKIFYVLGIIVLYRIGATLPSPGVDFKEINRCVDAASQGDSGQIYSLINMFSGGALLQLSVFAIGIMPYITASIIVQLLTVVIPRFEQLRKEGQSGQTKMTQYTRYLTVALAILQSTGIVALAASGNLLPSTGADCNSKEIISDTSILGLTIIVLVMTAGACLVMWFGELITERGVGNGMSMLIFAGIVARLPSEGRNILQQRGGLVFGILIVAILLILVAVVFIEQGMRRIPVQYAKRMVGRKMYGGSSTYMPIKVNTAGVIPVIFASSLLYIPQLILQVTNQNQTDVSGWQVWIQENLVNPSSPFHIVFYFLLIVFFTYFYVAVTFNPEERADDMKRYGGFIPGIRPGRPTAEYLSYVLNRITLPGSLYLGLISILPNLFLDMGGSNGAANIPFGGTALLIIVAVGLDTIKQVNSQLMQRKYEGFLK; encoded by the coding sequence GTGAATTCCCCCCTCATGGCGACCTTCAGGACGCCCGACTTGAGGAAGAAGATCTTCTATGTCCTCGGCATTATCGTCCTGTACCGCATCGGTGCAACGCTGCCGTCGCCGGGCGTCGACTTCAAAGAGATCAACCGCTGTGTAGACGCGGCGAGCCAGGGTGACTCGGGTCAGATCTACTCGCTGATCAACATGTTCTCCGGCGGCGCGCTGCTCCAGCTGTCGGTGTTCGCGATCGGCATCATGCCGTACATCACGGCCAGCATCATCGTTCAGCTGCTCACCGTGGTGATTCCGCGGTTCGAGCAGCTGCGTAAGGAAGGCCAGTCCGGCCAGACCAAGATGACGCAGTACACGCGTTACCTGACGGTGGCGCTGGCGATCCTGCAGTCGACGGGCATCGTCGCGCTCGCCGCCAGCGGCAACCTACTGCCATCCACAGGTGCGGACTGTAATTCGAAGGAGATCATCTCCGATACGTCGATCCTCGGCCTGACCATCATCGTGCTGGTCATGACGGCCGGCGCCTGCCTCGTCATGTGGTTCGGCGAGCTCATCACCGAGCGCGGCGTCGGCAACGGCATGTCCATGCTGATCTTCGCCGGCATCGTCGCCCGCCTCCCATCCGAGGGGCGCAACATCCTGCAGCAGCGCGGCGGCCTGGTGTTCGGCATTCTGATCGTGGCGATTCTCCTGATCCTCGTCGCCGTCGTGTTCATCGAGCAGGGCATGCGACGGATCCCCGTCCAGTACGCGAAACGCATGGTCGGGCGGAAGATGTACGGCGGCTCGTCCACGTACATGCCGATCAAGGTGAACACCGCGGGCGTGATCCCGGTCATCTTCGCATCGTCGCTGCTCTACATTCCGCAGCTGATCCTGCAGGTGACCAACCAGAACCAGACCGACGTGTCCGGTTGGCAGGTCTGGATCCAGGAGAACCTGGTCAATCCGTCCAGTCCGTTCCACATCGTCTTCTACTTCCTGCTCATCGTGTTCTTCACGTACTTCTACGTCGCGGTGACCTTCAACCCGGAGGAGCGGGCAGACGATATGAAGCGCTACGGCGGCTTCATCCCGGGCATCCGTCCGGGCCGTCCGACCGCTGAGTACCTGAGCTACGTGCTCAACCGGATCACGCTTCCGGGCTCGCTGTACCTCGGTCTGATCTCGATCCTCCCCAACCTGTTCCTCGACATGGGCGGGAGCAACGGCGCGGCCAACATTCCGTTCGGCGGCACCGCTCTGCTGATCATCGTGGCCGTCGGCCTCGACACCATCAAGCAGGTCAACAGCCAGTTGATGCAACGCAAGTACGAAGGGTTCCTCAAGTGA
- the rplO gene encoding 50S ribosomal protein L15, with translation MTIKLHHLRPAPGAKTDKTRVGRGEASKGKTAGRGTKGTKARKNVPAGFEGGQMPIHMRLPKLKGFKNRNRVVFQVVNVADIARLFPEGGTVGVAELVAAGAVRKNELVKVLGEGEINVAVNVTADKFSGSAKEKIAAAGGTATEQ, from the coding sequence ATGACCATCAAGCTGCACCACCTTCGGCCCGCACCGGGCGCGAAGACCGACAAGACCCGCGTGGGTCGCGGTGAAGCCTCGAAGGGTAAGACCGCAGGCCGCGGCACCAAGGGCACCAAGGCGCGCAAGAACGTTCCGGCCGGCTTCGAAGGCGGCCAGATGCCGATTCACATGCGTCTGCCGAAGCTCAAGGGCTTCAAGAACCGCAACCGCGTGGTTTTCCAGGTCGTCAACGTGGCCGACATCGCCCGTCTGTTCCCCGAGGGCGGCACCGTCGGTGTCGCCGAGCTCGTGGCAGCCGGCGCCGTCCGCAAGAACGAGCTGGTCAAGGTTCTCGGCGAAGGCGAAATCAACGTCGCAGTCAACGTGACCGCGGACAAGTTCTCCGGCTCCGCCAAAGAGAAGATCGCCGCTGCCGGCGGCACCGCCACCGAGCAGTAA
- the rpmD gene encoding 50S ribosomal protein L30, with protein sequence MAELQITQIKGTIGTKKNQRDSLRTLGLKGIRQTVTREDSPINRGLINVVRHLVTVEEV encoded by the coding sequence ATGGCTGAACTGCAGATCACCCAGATCAAGGGCACCATCGGTACCAAGAAGAACCAGCGTGACAGCCTGCGCACCCTTGGACTCAAGGGCATCCGCCAGACTGTCACCCGCGAGGACAGCCCGATCAACCGCGGCCTCATCAACGTGGTCCGGCACCTCGTGACAGTCGAAGAGGTTTAG
- the rpsE gene encoding 30S ribosomal protein S5 has protein sequence MPGRQRDGGNGPAGSNNSNTNSNNSNERRGRGDRRDNRGGREERNHLERVVTINRVSKVVKGGRRFSFTALVVVGDGQGMVGVGYGKAKEVPAAIQKGVEEARKNFFRVPLIAGTVTHPVQGEAAAGVVMLRPASSGTGVIAGGAVRAVLECAGVTDVLAKSLGSDNAINVVHATVAALKMLQQPEEVAARRGLTVEEVTPAGMLRARAAAAANKGA, from the coding sequence ATGCCCGGACGTCAGCGTGATGGCGGCAACGGACCCGCCGGAAGCAACAACAGCAACACAAACAGCAACAACAGCAACGAGCGTCGCGGCCGCGGCGATCGTCGCGACAACCGCGGAGGCCGCGAAGAGCGGAACCACCTCGAGCGCGTCGTCACGATCAACCGTGTGTCGAAGGTCGTCAAGGGCGGCCGCCGCTTCAGCTTCACCGCCCTCGTGGTGGTCGGCGATGGCCAGGGAATGGTCGGCGTCGGCTACGGCAAGGCCAAGGAAGTTCCCGCGGCAATTCAGAAGGGCGTCGAAGAGGCTCGCAAGAACTTCTTCCGCGTTCCGCTGATCGCCGGCACCGTGACCCACCCGGTTCAGGGTGAGGCCGCAGCCGGTGTCGTGATGCTGCGTCCCGCAAGCTCGGGTACCGGTGTGATCGCCGGCGGCGCTGTGCGTGCCGTGCTCGAGTGCGCCGGTGTGACCGACGTTCTCGCCAAGAGCCTCGGCTCGGACAACGCGATCAACGTCGTTCACGCCACCGTGGCAGCCCTCAAGATGCTGCAGCAGCCCGAAGAGGTCGCTGCACGTCGTGGGCTGACCGTTGAAGAGGTCACCCCCGCCGGCATGCTGCGCGCACGCGCCGCTGCCGCAGCGAACAAGGGAGCATAA
- the rplR gene encoding 50S ribosomal protein L18: protein MSETTVRKPIGKDVSTRRRTATNRRHFRLRKHISGTAERPRLAVKRSSRHIHVQVIDDLTGRTLAAASTIEADVRAAGGDKSAQATKVGELVAARAKAAGVEAVVFDRGGKAYHGRIAALAEAAREGGLKF from the coding sequence ATGAGTGAAACAACTGTTCGCAAGCCCATCGGCAAGGACGTGTCGACCCGTCGTCGCACCGCGACCAATCGTCGGCACTTCCGTCTGCGCAAGCACATCTCAGGCACCGCGGAGCGCCCGCGTCTCGCCGTCAAGCGCAGCAGCCGTCACATCCACGTTCAGGTCATCGACGATCTGACCGGCCGCACCCTGGCTGCCGCCAGCACCATCGAGGCAGACGTGCGCGCAGCCGGCGGTGACAAGTCGGCACAGGCGACCAAGGTAGGCGAGCTCGTCGCAGCTCGCGCCAAGGCCGCAGGCGTCGAGGCCGTCGTCTTCGACCGCGGTGGCAAGGCCTACCACGGCCGCATCGCGGCACTGGCCGAGGCCGCCCGCGAGGGAGGACTGAAGTTCTGA
- the rplF gene encoding 50S ribosomal protein L6 yields MSRIGKSPIEIPAGVDVTVDGQDVKVKGPKGELSHTVTEPIVVTREENTLLVTRPNDERKNRSLHGLNRTMVNNLVVGVTTGYTSKMEIFGVGYRVQAKGQDLEFSLGYSHPVLIEAPEGITFAVESPTKFSISGIDKQLVGQISANVRRLRRPDPYKGKGIRYEGEQIRRKVGKTGK; encoded by the coding sequence ATGTCGCGTATTGGTAAGAGCCCCATCGAAATCCCAGCCGGCGTCGACGTGACCGTCGACGGCCAGGACGTGAAGGTCAAGGGCCCGAAGGGCGAACTGAGCCACACGGTCACTGAGCCGATCGTCGTGACGAGGGAAGAGAACACCCTCCTCGTCACCCGGCCCAACGACGAGCGCAAGAACCGTTCGCTCCACGGTCTCAACCGCACCATGGTGAACAACCTGGTTGTCGGTGTCACCACGGGCTACACCTCGAAGATGGAGATCTTCGGTGTCGGTTACCGCGTCCAGGCCAAGGGGCAGGACCTCGAGTTCTCCCTCGGCTACAGCCACCCCGTTCTGATCGAGGCTCCCGAAGGCATCACCTTCGCTGTCGAGTCGCCGACGAAGTTCTCGATCTCGGGTATCGACAAGCAGCTAGTCGGCCAGATCTCGGCGAACGTTCGCCGCCTGCGTCGCCCGGACCCGTACAAGGGCAAGGGCATTCGCTACGAAGGTGAGCAGATCCGCCGCAAGGTCGGAAAGACGGGTAAGTAA